The region GCGGAGGTGGGCTCGTCCAGCAGCAGAACCTCCGGGTGGAGCTGGAGCGCACGAACAAGCGCCAGGCGCTGGCGTTCGCCCGTCGACAGCCTGGCGATCTGCCAGGAAAGGGATCCGCCGAGGCCGACGGCCTCGAGTTGCTCCTCAAGTTCCGGTGTTTCCTCGAAATGGTCCCGCACGCGCTCGGCCCACCAGCCGCTTTCCGCGGGGATGAAGGCGACCTTCCTGCGCCACTGCGTTGCGGCCATCGCCTCGCGGGCGACACCCTTCAGAAAAACGGCGCCGCTGCTGACGTCGAGATCGGCAATCGCGCGCAGGAACAGGGTCTTGCCCGAGCCGGACGGGCCGGAAACCGAAACGCAGCTGCCCGCGCCGAGCGAAAGGTCGACCGGGCCGATCAACGGCGTCTTCAGCTCTTCGATTGCCAGCACCGGTGTTCTCCTCAGGCCCGCGACCCGAGTCGGAGCCTAACCCGCGGCCGGATGGCGGACAATGAAAACGCTCCGGAGATCGTCTCCGGAGCGTGTGTTTTGCACTGGGGCCAAATTGACTGCGCTCAGAGCTCGCTCACCGCCTTTTGCAGGCCTTCGTCGATCTTGTCCAGGAAGCCGGTGGTGGTCAGCCAGGGCTGATCCGGACCGACGAGCAGGGCGAGGTCCTTGGTCATGTGGCCCGATTCCACGGTTTTGACGCAGACGTTTTCCAGCGTCTCGGCAAAGCGGGCCAGCTTGTCGTTGCCGTCGAGCTTTGCCCGGTGGGCGAGGCCGCGGGTCCAGGCGAAGATCGAGGCAATCGAGTTGGTGGAGGTGCTTTCGCCCTTCTGGTGCTGGCGGTAGTGCCGCGTGACCGTGCCGTGGGCGGCTTCGGCTTCGACGATCTTGCCGTCCGGTGTCATCAGCACGGAGGTCATCAGGCCGAGAGAGCCGAAGCCCTGCGCGACCGTGTCGGACTGGACGTCGCCGTCGTAGTTCTTGCAGGCCCAGACATATCCGCCGGACCATTTGAGCGAGGAGGCGACCATGTCGTCGATCAGGCGGTGCTCGTACCAGATGCCGGCTTCGGCGTATTTGTCCTTGAATTCGGCCTCGTAGATCTCCTCGAAGATGTCCTTGAAGCGGCCGTCATAGGCCTTCAGGATCGTGTTCTTGGTGGACAGATAGCACGGCACGGCGCGCTGGAGGGCGTAGTTGAGGGACGCGCGGGCGAAATCGCGGATGGAATCGTCCAGATTGTACATGGCCATCGCCACCCCGGCGGACGGGGCATCGTAGACTTCGTGCTCGATCACCTTGCCGTCTTCACCGGTAAAGGTGATGGTCAGCTTGCCCTTGCCGGGAAAGCGGAAATCGGTGGCGCGGTACTGGTCGCCGAAGGCATGGCGGCCGACGATGATCGGCTGGGTCCAGCCGGGCACCAGGCGGGGCACGTTCTGCATGATGATCGGCTCGCGGAAGATCACCCCGCCGAGAATGTTGCGGATCGTGCCGTTGGGCGAGCGGTACATGCGCTTCAGGCCGAATTCCTCGACCCGGGCTTCGTCCGGCGTGATGGTGGCGCATTTGACGCCGACGCCGTGTTTCTTGATGGCATTGGCGGCATCGACCGTGATCTGGTCGTCGGTCTCGTCCCGCTTCTGTATCGAGAGATCGTAGTATTCCAGGTCGATATCGAGATAGGGATGGATCAGCTTTTCCTTGATGAAATGCCAGATGATCCGGGTCATCTCGTCGCCATCGAGTTCTACGACCGGATTGTCGACTTTGATCTTTGCCATGGAAACTCGGCCTCGCGTTCTTGAAAAGGTCGGTTGGGTACGTCGATCAGGATACAGGCTCACATTACCGGCTGAAGGGGCGAAGCGGCAGGGGAAAGCTTCCGCCCGACCTCCATACGTGTCGCCGCGGCAAATCGAAACCGGCTTGCCGTCTCCGAGTATGATCCATTTCAGTCGATTTTGTGAGCTATGGCCCGATCTCTGACCCGATGATTTAGCAGATTCTGATTGTGTGCGCTTGTATACAAAATCTGTCTGATTAGGCAAGGGGGAGATGTCGGGATGCGCCGTCCTGTCACCTTGGGCGGGGAGGCCAGGTGATTGATGCGGGCAGCACTGGACGATTGTTCAGGGGATCGCACTTTCGCGTCATCGCACTGGGGAACTGAGCGAATTCATCCCAAGTCCGCGCCGAGGTCGGTCCTACCCGGCAGGAAGACCCGGTGGTGCCGCGTTGCCGACTGCGGGCAGCAGTGGCCGTGGTGGCCTTGTCCAATGACAAGCGTGAGATCTGCGTCCCGAACCGACTGGTTGCCGCCCGGTATCCATTCACAGGTATCGTCGAACCGCCCGGTTGCTTATCTCTTCTCGACCGACCGGCTGATTTCGGTGAGCACACCGAAAGCGACCGCCGCCAGGATCTTCAGGAGGCCGCTGTCGATAGCCTGCTGGGTCGTCAAACCCCACAGGAAGAGCCCCGGACGGGGCTCGGCTATGGCGCCTGAAGCAATTCCAAAGGCAACTGCCATTTGGATACAACCAAGGATAAATGCAACTCCCGCGATGAACGCGCCCAATTTAGTATATGGCATTGCGAATTCTCTGGATGTGTTTGAGCTTTATTTCAGATTACCCTTGGTAATATAGTTTACAAGTGTTTATTCCAATTATCGTAAATACAGAAAATTTTAATGAAAGAGACTTGCTTAAGTATATTTCATGTCGCCGGAGGCGAAATATACCGTGCGATCAAATGCTTCAATCCGCTCCGTTCCCGCTCCGCCAACCCCGCTTTCCTGTCGGCAAAGCCGCTGTCAGCGCCGCTCTGCGCGCGCAGGCGGGCATTGGCCCCCGGCAGCCTGGACCCAACAGCCCCGGTCGTCCAGGCCGTTCCATGAACAACCTGTTGGGGGCGCCACCGCTAGCTTTTTCCGGAGGACCTCAAATTCGAGCGCAGCTTGGCGAGCGCGGTTGTCAGGTCGTTGATCGCTTCCCCTGTGAGACCGGATGCTTCCGCGACACAGTCGGGAACGGCCCCTGCCTTTTCTTCGAGCGCGGACCCCTGAGGTGTCAGCGTGACCTTGACCACCCGCTGGTCTTCCCGGTCCCTGATCCTGTCGACCAGCCCCATCGTCTCGAGGCGTTTTATCAGCGGCGTCACGGTGTTGTATTCCAGGCTGAGCGCATCGCCGAACTCCTTGACCGTACGCCCGTTGCGGCGCCAGAGCAGGGTCATGACCAGATATTGCGGATAGGTGAGCCCGAGGTCTTCGAGAAGTGACCGGTAGATGTGGTTGAACGCCAGGTTGGCTTCATAGACGGCAAAGCAGAGGAAATCGTCCAGTTCAGCGCCAGGATCTGGCGCTTGGGCGTCGGACAGGAGCCTTGAAGGCTCTCGCGGGTCGGTTTTTTCAGACATGTGTCGTTCCTAAGCAGCAATTTTTTCATTGGCAAGTATTGACAGGCCGCGCGCATGCCGTCATATACATCGCGCGCAATTAAATCGTGCACGAGGTAAATGGAGACGATCTGATGGGAATCAAGATCAAGGGGCCGCAGATGAACCGCCGCCAGACACTGATTGCCGGCGGGATATTCGGGCTCGGCATGGCGCTGGCCCCGGGTTTCGGGGTGAGCAAGGAACTGTTGAACAAGGAGAATTTGAAAATGACCACTTTCACGACGTCCGATGGCGCTGAGATATTCTACAAGGACTGGGGACAGGGACAGCCGATCGTCTTTTCCCACGGCTGGCCTCTTTCCGCCGACGCCTGGGACGCGCAAATGCTGTTCTTCGGCCAGAACGGCTTCCGGGTGATCGCCCATGACCGCCGCGGTCACGGCCGCTCCGGCCAGCCCTGGGACGGCAACAACATGGACCGCTATGCGGACGATCTGGCCGAATTGATCGAACGCCTGGACCTCAAGGATGTCATCCTGATCGGACATTCGACCGGCGGCGGCGAGGTCTCCCGTTATGTTGGCAGGCATGGGAACGACCGGGTCGCGAAGGTGGTTCTGGTCGGCGCGGTTCCGCCGCTCATGCTGAAGACCGCCGACAATCCGCATGGCACGCCCATGGAGGTCTTCGAAGGCATCCGCCAGGGCACGGCCTATAACCGCTCGCAGTTCTTCAAGGACCTGACGATCCCCTTCTACGGCTTCAACCGAGAGGGCGTGGAGAGCAACGATGGCTTGCGCGAAAGCTTCTGGCTGCAAGGCATGGCCGGGGGCATCAAGGGCCAGTATGACTGCATCCACGAGTTCTCCGAAGTCGACTACACCGATGACCTGAAAGCCATCAGGCGGCCGACCCTGGTCGTCCACGGCGAAGACGACCAGATCGTGCCGATCAAGGCGTCTGCGCACCGGGCCGCGGAGATCGTTGTCGACGCGACCCTGAAGATCTACCCGGGCGCCGGCCATGGGCTGGCACAGTTGCAGGCCGAGGAGTTCAACAGGGACGTGCTGGCATTTATCCGCGGGTAGGTTCCGTTCACAAGATTTCTACGAACACAAGCAGGGCGGCTCGCAAGGCCGCCCTCAGTCTGCGAGTGCGTCGCCTTTCGCGGCGATCAGCGCGGAAAGATCCTTGACGCTGCCGAGGACAATATCGGCCAGCGGCTCCAGGTCTTCGCGCCCACTGGTGCCGGACAGGACGCCGATGGCGAGGCCGACTCCGGCGGATCTGGCCATCTCCAGATCGTGGGTGTTGTCGCCGATGACGGCGATTTCGCCAGGGGCAAGGCCGAGAGCCTCGGCGAAGGCGTGGACCATGCCCGGTTCGGGCTTGGGGCCGAAGCCGGTGTCGTAGCCGGTGACGAATGCAATGTACTCCGCCATTCCGGAGCCTTTCAGAAAGGTGCGGATCGCGGCCTCGCTGTCGCTGCTGGCGACGCCGAGCAGATATCCCGCCCGGCTGAGGATCTGGAGCGTTTCCAGGATGCCGGGCAGGGGCGGCGCGTCGTGCATCCTGGCGATGAAGATCCGGTCGAGTTCGACCGCCAGTGCATCCGGTTCGAAGGCGGCGCCGGCTGCAATCCAGGCGACGGCGATTTCCGCCGAGTTTCCGGCGGCAAGCAGCGAACCTGCGGCCGACTTGCGGGTGACCGGGTCCATACCCGTCTTTTCAAGAAAGGTCTGCGCCCGTTCCCGGTTGCCGTCGGCGGCGAATAGGGCGGCCGTCTCGTAGGCTGGTGTCCAGGCCGCGTCGAAGTCGAGGAGGGTGCCGTCCTTGTCGAAGAGGACGGCCCTGATGCCGGTTTTCATGAGTGCGCTGATCTCCACGCTGTCGTGTTTCAATGCAAGGCCGGATCGGTGAGCGCGCCGCGTTCGCACAGGAGCATGTCCAGGAGGAACGGTGCGTTCATGGTTCCCTCACGGGTCGGGCGCCAGATCCCCTGTCCGTTGCCCTCAAGAACTCCGAGCCTTTCGTAGGCGCTCAGCAGCGCTTCGCGCGGGGATCCCGGATCGGCGTCTATTTCATTGCCGGTCGAGGCAAAGAAGTCCCGGAAGTAATGCAGCGCTTCGACCGGCAGGTCGCGGTGATGGCTGTCCATCTGCGAAAAGTTCCTGGCAAAGGCCTCCAGGGGGCCAAGCTCGCCGCCGGCAGCGTTCACCTGTGCCCGCTGAGCCGCCAGAAAATCCGGTGCGTATTCGCTTCCGTAGCCGGTCAGCGTATGGCCCTCGAGCATTTCGCGCAGTTCTTCCGGAACCGTCTCATGGTCGGCAGCCATGTAGCCCAGGTGAATGAGCCGGGCATAGAGCTCGTTGGTGACCGAGCCGCGCCCCGTCATCAGCACCGCCTCGTCACCCGCCTTGCTCTTCTGGATCGCCGCCTCAACCGTCGACCTGTCCCCGTCGCTCAGCGCATGAACCAGAAAACAGGTTTCCGCCCACCACTTGGCATCGCGCGGCCCGTCGCGGGACGACAGGATCCTGAATTCCTTTTGGGCACCGTTCTTGAGCACGGTGGGGGCATTGGTCATGGTCGGATCCGGCGAGCAGGCTGGAAAGGATACAAAAAGGGCAGCCGAAGCTGCCCTTTCGATTATGCATTTTTGCAGCGCTTAGCCAATGACGCCGTTAAGCGTTGCGCTTGGGCGCATGGCCGTGGAGACCTTGTCCTGCGGGGCGTGGTAGTAGCCGCCGAGATCCACGGGCGAGCCCTGGACGCCGTTGAGTTCGCTGACGATGGCGTCTTCGTTGGTGGCAAGCGCCTCGGCGATCGGGGTGAAGTGGGCCTTCAGCTCGGCGTCCTTGTCCTGCTCGCTCAGGGCCCGGGCCCAGTAGAGGGCGATGTAGAAGTGGCTGCCGCGGTTGTCGAGGCCGCCGACCTTGCGGGACGGGGACTTGCCGTTGTCGAGCAGCTTTTCAACCGCCGTGTCCAGGGTTTCGGCAAGCACGGCCGCTTTGGCATTGTCCTTGGCGTTGGCAAGGTGCTCCAGCGAGGCGCCGAGGGCGCAGAACTCACCGAGCGAGTCCCAACGCAGGTAGTTTTCCTCGATCAGCTGCTGAACGTGCTTGGGAGCCGAGCCGCCGGCGCCGGTTTCGAACAGGCCGCCGCCATTCATCAGCGGCACGATGGACAGCATCTTCGCGGAGGTGCCGACTTCCAGGATCGGGTAGAGGTCGGTCAGGTAGTCGCGCAGCACGTTGCCGGTAATGGAGATGGTGTCCAGCCCCTTGGCGATCCGCTCCGTGGTGTATCTCGCCGCTTCGGTGGGCGCCATGATCTGAAGGTCCAGGCCGGACGTGTCGTGCTCCGGCAGATAGGCTTCGACCTTTTTGATCAGCTCCGCGTCATGGGCGCGGGTCCTGTCCAGCCAGAAGATGCCCGGCATGCCGGAGAGGCGGGCGCGGGTGACGCCGAGCTTGACCCAGTCGCGGATCGGTGCGTCCTTGGTCAGGCAGGCGCGCCAGATGTCGCCTTCCTGAACGCCATGTTCGATCAGCGTGTTGCCGCTTGCGTCGACGATGCGGATCGTGCCGTCGGCAGGGGCCTTGAAGGTCTGCGGATGGGAGCCGTATTCCTCGGCCTTCTGGGCCATCAGGCCGACGTTCGGCACGGTGCCCATCCTGGCCGGATCCAGCGCGCCGTTTTCGCGGCAGAAGTCGATCACGGCGGAATAGACGCCGGCATAGGAGCTGTCCGGGATCACGCATTTCGTGTCGGCTTCGTTGCCGTCCGGGCCCCAGCCCTTGCCGCCCGCGCGGATCAGCGCCGGCATGGAGGCGTCGATGATGACGTCGGAAGACACATGCAGGTTGGTGATGCCCTTGTCGGAGTTCACCATGTACATGGCCGGGCCGTCCGCCATGGCGGCCTTGATGTCCGCCTGGATTTCGGCGGCTTTGCCCGCCGGCAGCGTCGCGACCTTGGCTTCCAGGTCGCCGATGCCCAGATCCGGGTTGGCGCCGAGCTCGGCAAGGGTGGCGGCGTGCTTGTCGAAAACGTCCTTCAGGAACGTCTTGACGCAATGGCCGAAGATGATCGGGTCGGAGACCTTCATCATGGTGGCCTTCATGTGCAGCGAGAACAGGACGCCCTGGTCCTTCGCGTCCTGGATCTGGTTTTCCAGGAACGCATTGAGCGCCTTGACGCTCATGAAGGTTCCGTCCACGACATCGCCTTCTTCCAGCAGCCAGCCGGTTTTCAGCGCAGTGACGGAGCCGTCGCCTGCCACGAATTCGATTTTGGCCTTGCCCGCGGAAGCGGCCGGAATGGTCACCGACTTCTCGTTGGCCCGGAAGTCGTGCTCGCCCATGGTCGCGACATGGGTTTTCGACGACGGCAGCCATTCGCCCATGCGATGCGGGTTCTTCTTGGCGTATTCCTTGACGGCCTTGGGCGCGCGCCGGTCGGAGTTGCCCTCGCGCAGAACCGGGTTCACGGCAGAACCCTTGATGGCTTCGTATTTGGCCTTGACGGTCTTTTCCTCATCCGTCTTCGGCTCGTACGGATAGTCGGGCAGCTTGTAGCCTTGGGCCTGCAGTTCCTTGATCGCCGCGTTCAGCTGCGGCTGGGAGGCGGAAATGTTCGGCAGCTTGATGACATTGGCGTCCGGCTGTTTCACCAGCGCGCCGAGCTCCGCCAGATCGTCCGGCTGCTTCTGATCATCGGTCAGATATTCGGGGAAATTCGCGAGGATGCGGCCGGCGAGGGAAATGTCCTTCGTGCCGACACTCAGGCCGGCCGCCTTGGTGAAGGAGCGGATGATCGGCAGGAACGAGGCGCTTGCCAGTTCGGGTGCTTCGTCGACCTTGGTGTAGATGATGTCGGCCATGACTGTCACATTTCCTAGCGTTCGGTACGTGGTCACTGGGAGCGAAGGGAGCTTGCTCCGGATGAATTTCGAGATGCGTATACAATTGTACGCAATCAATTGCCAGCCCTTCGGAAGGTGAAGGCGGGGAAGTCCGGAGGAGTTCTAGCAAAGGCTCAGGAAAAGTCCATCGAACGGAAGGGGGAAGGGGGCGTCTTCTCCGGAATCAGGTTTTCCAGTAGGCGGCCGCCGCGTCCGGAAACGTTGCCAGTATCCGGTCCAGTTCCCGCTCATCGACCGATGACCGCCTGAGGGCCGATGCAACATTCTCGATCGCGCTGTCGGGCGCCAGATTATGGTCCCGGCGGACCGACTGGACCTCCCGGATCAACGTTGCCCGGTCCGGAAACGGGTCGGGCATCAGGTCGGACGGCTGCCAGTCCTCGACGAAGATCGCCCGGGTCACGGCCGGCAGGACGCCCGCAAACGCAAGCGCCTGTTCGGTCGTCAGGTGGTCGCGGAACGTGTGCAGGACGGCGCGCAGGGTGTGATAGGCCTGGTGATGGGTCTGCAGCATGCACGTGTCGCGGACATCGGCGATGAAGGCATCGAAATCCAGCGAGGCATGAAAATAGGTCTGCGGCATTGTCATGGTTGTGAGGCTCGCTATGTGCAGCCGGAAGGTTAACGCGTGTGCGGTGGATGGCAAGAGGTTTTCCGAGTGAGCGGCGCGGGGTACCCGAAGAGCCTTTACCGGATGAAACCCCGGTTCAATCGTTCGTGGTCGCTCGCCCGTGCCTGGGAAGGCCAGGTGAAAAATCCTGCCGGGCTTGTGTATTTTGACGCATTTGCACAGTGGGCGGAGTTGCCCATATACTCCGCACCCAACAATAACTGGTAGGCTATCTAATTGAAGTACTGGCGCTTTCGACTGCCGCTGATTTCGTTTCTCCTGGCGATGGCGGCGCTGGCAAGGCCGGCGGCTGCTGAGACGGTCACCGCCTGCGTCGACCATTACCCGCCCTATCATGTGTGGGACGAGACAACAGGTACCTGGAGCGGCATCAACATACAGTTGCTGGAGCTTATCGCGGGTCAGGCGGAGCTGGACCTGAAATTTACTCAGGACATTCCGTTCAAGAGATGCCTGAACATGATGAAGAACGGCTCTGCAGATTTGATGGCGGGCCTTCTGTATGGCCCGGACCGCGCCAGGCATATGGAGCTCATTCCGTACAGGGATATCTCAAACAAGGTTTTCGTGACGGCCTCTGCCGATGTGTCGATCAGGTCCTTTGACGATCTGGCCGGGCTGAGAATTGGCGTCCTCCTGGGGCACAAATACTTTCCGGGCTTCGATAAAGAGAAGGATCTTTTCGAAAAGGTGCCCGTTGCCAAGGTGGAACATCTGCTCGCCATGCTGACCAGCGGGCGCACGGATGCGGTGATCATGAGCGAAACCCATTTTCTCGGGCTGCGGAATTCCGATCCCGAAATGTTCAGTCAGATCAAGGTCGCCGATTTCTCGTTTCAGGCGGAAAACCGGGTGCATGTCGGCGTATCCCTGAAAGGGCGGGCCGTGCCGCATATCGATCGGCTCAAGCAGGCGATCGAAACGCTGCGAGAGCGCAATGTCCTGGAAGAGGTCATCGATAGAGAACTTGATTTGACGTAGCGGGAACCGGCACCGTTCAACGGGTCAATTCCGTGTTGACTTCATGCCTCAAGCTGCTTCCCATTTTTGCCGGAAACCGCTAAATCCCCTCACCATGAGCAAGAACGCAAAGATACGAGAAGAAGCCCGTGCGGTGACGGCGAGGCCGCCGGCGGTGATCCTGTGCGAGCCGCAGCTTGGCGAGAATATCGGCACGGCGGCCCGGGCCATGGCGAATTTCGGCCTGGCGGATCTCAGGATCGTCAACCCGCGCGACGGCTGGCCGAGCGAAAAGGCGCGGGCGGCGGCGAGCCGGGCGGACCATGTCATCGACAAGGTGCAGGTGTTCGACAGTGTGGAGGCGGCGATTGCCGATCTGCAATTCGTCTATGCGACCACCGCCCGCTCCCGCGAAGTGCCCAAGCCCGTCTGCGGCCCGGACGAAGCGGCACGCAAGGCCGTGGAACTGGGCGGCATGGGCCATGCCACCGGCTATCTGTTCGGCCGGGAACGCTGGGGGCTGAACAATGAGGAGGTGGCGCTGGCCGACGCGATCCTCACCCTGCCGGTCGATCCTGATTTTGCGTCGCTCAACATCGCCCAGGCCGTGCTGGTGTGTGCCTACGAGTGGCGCAAGACGGCCACTTCCGGCGCGCTGCCGTTCATCCTGTCGGACGAAGAGCACCCGCCGGCGAAGAAGGACGAAGTGCTGCGCTTCTTCGAGCATCTGGAAAGCGCCCTGGACGCGGCAACCTTCTTCCGGCCGCCCGAACGGCGCCCGCATATGGTGCGGACCCTGCGTAACATCTTCCAGAAGGCGGAACTGACGGACCAGGAAGTGCGCGCGTTGCGGGGCGTGGTGGCCTCCCTGGAAAAACGCGAAACGCGGCCGCGCAAGAGCCGGGAGCACGGCGAGGAAAGCTAGATGTGGTGGTTCAACGGTTGACCATACGGGGTAATTCGAAGGGGTGGGAATTGCCACCCCCGCGATTTGCTCAGAAGACGGACAACTCAAACCAACAGCGCTCGCGACAAAACAAACCTCATCCTGATGAGCGAGCTTGCTCGCGTCTCGAAGGATTGGGCGGCAGGTTCCGAGAAAGCGGCCTATCCTTCGAGACAGCGCTTCGCGCTTCCTCAGGATGAGGGTGTGTATCTTAATGCCGCCAGCTTGGTGGCTCACGGAACGACGTCCCGAACCCTCGCTGGTAGAGCACTTCTCGATTGAATTGAACCGCGTGATGAGCTTCAACTTGCGTGATCCGCTTGCATCAGGCGCAAAGGTGGGAAACAGGTGAACACGATGGGGAGCGGCGGACCGGTTCTGTTCTTCGATTCAGGCCTTGGCGGACTGACCGTGCTGCGCGAGGCCCGGTATCTGCTTCCCTATGAGCCGCTGCTTTACGTGGCCGACGATGCGGCCTTTCCGATCGGCCGCTGGCCGGAAGCTGACCTGAAGGCGCGGCTGCTGACCCTTTTCGACAAGCTGATTGCCACCCATGAGCCGAAAGCGGTGGTCATTGCCTGCAACACCGCCTTCACGCTGGCGGGAGACGCCTTGCGCAGGGCGCATCCGCAAGTGCCGTTTGTCGGCACCGTGCCGGCGATCAAGCCGGCGGCGGAGCGGACCGCGTCCGGGCTGATTTCGGTGCTGGCGACCCCCGGCACCGTGCGCCGGGCCTATACCAGGAGCTTGATCGAGAGTTTCGCCAGCCAGTGCCATGTGCGCCTGGTGGGCTCCGACCTGCTGGCGGAAATGGCCGAATACCATCTTCGCGGCGATCCGGTTGCCGACGAGGCACTTCTGGCGGAAATTTCGGACTGCTTTCTGGAGAGCGAAGGCCGGCGGACCGATATCGTCGTGCTTGCCTGCACCCATTATCCGTTCCTGACCAACCGCTTCCGCAAGATCGCGCCCTGGCCGGTGGACTGGCTGGACCCGGCCGAGGCAATCGCCCGCCAGCTCGTGCGGGTTCTGGGGGCGGACGCGGCAAGTGCGCCGGCGGACACGCCGGACCGGGCGATCTTCACCTCAAACCCCAAAGACCCGGCCCTGGTGCGCCTGCTTGCCGGGTTCGGGCTGGTGCTGGAGAGGGATTGAGCTGCGGGAGGCCGTACAGCCTCACGCCGCGAGGCTTTTCACCGCCAGGCCGTCGTCGGATCTCTTCGCCGCCCGCTTCAGCTCCATGATTTCCTCGTTGAGCGTGTCCGGATGGACCGTCATGCCCTTGGGCAGGCTGAGGACCGAGATGGAGCACTGAAGGAGCGGGAACTGGCGGGTGGTGCCGAAGCGGTCCTGGGCCTCGATATAGCCGCGCGCCCGGTGCTCCGGATCATAGAAGCTTTCCACATCCAGGCGGAACGCGCGCTTGATCGCGAGCATTCTGGCGGCGACGTCGGTTTGGTCGGAATGGTGGATCCCGGCGAAGAAGTCGTCGCCGCCCAGATGCCCGATGAACGTTCCCGTGCCGGCAATGTGCCGCTGCAGCAGTTCGCCGAACAGGATGATCGCCCGGTCGCCCTGGCGATAGCCGTAGGTATCGTTGAAGGGCTTGAAATTGTCGAAGTCCAGGTAGCACAGATGCCGGTCCTGCGTGCCCTTGCGCGCGGCTTCCGAAATGAACCGCGTGATGGCGCCGTTGCCCGGCAGGCGGGTGAGGGGGTTCTGGTCCTGCGCTTCCTGAAGGCGCTTTTCGTGGATGATCTTCAAGAGCGATGTTGCCGACAGGAACCCGGCATAACGGAAGCTCTCGGTGATGATGATGCCGTCGGAATTGATGGACGAGGCGAATGTCACCAGCAGCATGTCCGCATCGCTGTCGATATCGGCGATCGGGCAGGCGCGCACGAAGGAGCGCAGCGGAAAGTCGAGCGCCGCCTTGGCGTCCTCGTCGTCCGGGCCGCCGGCATACAGATAGGCTTTCAGGTCACGCTCGTGGATCAGCCCGCGCGGCTCGTTGTTGCTGTCCAGGACAGGGATCACGTTGCCGTCCTGATTGTGCACCACCATGTCCAGGAGTTCGTTCATGGAAGCGTCGAACCGTATGGTCGGCAGTTTGATGAGTTCGTTGCGGATGCGCTCCTGCTCCTCGCGCCGCTTGCGGCCGAGGCCGGGCGCGCGGATGTGATCGTAGAAGAGCTTGGCGCCGGAGGCCTCCTGAAACGGTTTGGCGACGAAATAGCCCTGGATGAGATCGCAGCCCGCCTCCCGGCACGCCTTGAATTCCCGGTCCGTTTCCACGCCTTCGGCGATCACCCGGGCGCCCAGCACATGGGCGAGATTGGCCACCGTTGTGACGAACAGCTTGCGCCGCGCGTCGCAATCGATGCCGTTCAGAAAGAACCGGTCGATCTTGACGTAATCCGGCGACATGTCGTGCAGCAGCCGCAGCTCGGACGAGCCGCGTCCGAAGTCGTCGAGCGCCACCAGGAATCCCAGCTGCCGCAGGGCATTGACGGCATGGTGGGTGACGTCGGTGAAGGTCTGCTGATGGCGTTCGGAGAATTCCAGGCAGATCTGGTTGGCGCTCATCCCGGCCTCGCCGGCAATCTGTGCCAGATGCATGCGCGGGTCGTCGTCCCGGCCGAGATTGCGCCCGTCCAGCTTGAAATAAAGCTTGGTGTCCTGGGCGATCTTCAGGTCCTTGAACCGCACGAAGGCCTTGCGCAGAAGCTGGGCCTCCAGTTCGGGCAGGAAACCCTCCGCATGGGCGATATCGATCAGATGGTCCGGTGACGTCGCGCCGACAAGTTCCCAGTTGCGGATCTGCGCTTCGTAGCCGTAGACAACGCCCGTTCCGATGTCGACAACCGGCTGGAGGGCATAGTCCAGCGCGTTCAGCATGTCCTGCAGCGAAT is a window of Roseibium salinum DNA encoding:
- a CDS encoding RNA methyltransferase, whose translation is MSKNAKIREEARAVTARPPAVILCEPQLGENIGTAARAMANFGLADLRIVNPRDGWPSEKARAAASRADHVIDKVQVFDSVEAAIADLQFVYATTARSREVPKPVCGPDEAARKAVELGGMGHATGYLFGRERWGLNNEEVALADAILTLPVDPDFASLNIAQAVLVCAYEWRKTATSGALPFILSDEEHPPAKKDEVLRFFEHLESALDAATFFRPPERRPHMVRTLRNIFQKAELTDQEVRALRGVVASLEKRETRPRKSREHGEES
- the murI gene encoding glutamate racemase — encoded protein: MGSGGPVLFFDSGLGGLTVLREARYLLPYEPLLYVADDAAFPIGRWPEADLKARLLTLFDKLIATHEPKAVVIACNTAFTLAGDALRRAHPQVPFVGTVPAIKPAAERTASGLISVLATPGTVRRAYTRSLIESFASQCHVRLVGSDLLAEMAEYHLRGDPVADEALLAEISDCFLESEGRRTDIVVLACTHYPFLTNRFRKIAPWPVDWLDPAEAIARQLVRVLGADAASAPADTPDRAIFTSNPKDPALVRLLAGFGLVLERD
- a CDS encoding EAL domain-containing protein; its protein translation is MSANNITALQTGLDSPGLLRHSLQDMLNALDYALQPVVDIGTGVVYGYEAQIRNWELVGATSPDHLIDIAHAEGFLPELEAQLLRKAFVRFKDLKIAQDTKLYFKLDGRNLGRDDDPRMHLAQIAGEAGMSANQICLEFSERHQQTFTDVTHHAVNALRQLGFLVALDDFGRGSSELRLLHDMSPDYVKIDRFFLNGIDCDARRKLFVTTVANLAHVLGARVIAEGVETDREFKACREAGCDLIQGYFVAKPFQEASGAKLFYDHIRAPGLGRKRREEQERIRNELIKLPTIRFDASMNELLDMVVHNQDGNVIPVLDSNNEPRGLIHERDLKAYLYAGGPDDEDAKAALDFPLRSFVRACPIADIDSDADMLLVTFASSINSDGIIITESFRYAGFLSATSLLKIIHEKRLQEAQDQNPLTRLPGNGAITRFISEAARKGTQDRHLCYLDFDNFKPFNDTYGYRQGDRAIILFGELLQRHIAGTGTFIGHLGGDDFFAGIHHSDQTDVAARMLAIKRAFRLDVESFYDPEHRARGYIEAQDRFGTTRQFPLLQCSISVLSLPKGMTVHPDTLNEEIMELKRAAKRSDDGLAVKSLAA